A genomic segment from Methanoplanus limicola DSM 2279 encodes:
- the rpoA2 gene encoding DNA-directed RNA polymerase subunit A'': MLKEIEDADLPFKTKNDLLKYLESRKITREQFDDIMGRIRIEYNNTRVEPCEAVGVIAAQSIGEPGTQMTMRTFHYAGVAEINVTLGLPRLIEIMDARKNPSTPTMTIHLEGDYSTNRDMAREVSWQIEAAPLHEFGDITTDMLEMVVEVRLNRDVCKKRKISVEDILDRAPAKIKERSHYRDFEFEQDIDDACLIFKPKNHDSYQNLFTLAEYVRNVIVQGIDDIERVVVRKENGEYILYTEGSNIKGVFEVEGVDTSRTRTNNIAEISEVLGIEAGRNAIIDEALSTLREQGIQVDVRHIMLVADMMCMEGEVKQIGRHGIAGEKESVLSRAAFEVTVNHLLDAAIANEEDILEGVTENVIVGQPIQLGTGDVKLIAKKRVA, translated from the coding sequence ATGCTTAAAGAGATTGAAGATGCTGATCTTCCTTTCAAGACAAAGAATGACCTTCTGAAATACCTTGAAAGCAGAAAGATTACAAGAGAGCAGTTTGATGATATCATGGGCCGTATCAGGATCGAGTACAATAATACCAGAGTTGAACCCTGTGAAGCTGTTGGTGTTATAGCTGCCCAGTCCATTGGTGAACCGGGCACTCAGATGACCATGCGTACTTTCCACTACGCGGGTGTGGCTGAAATTAACGTCACCCTTGGTCTGCCGCGCCTTATCGAAATAATGGATGCAAGGAAAAATCCAAGCACTCCTACTATGACCATACATCTTGAAGGAGATTACTCAACAAACAGAGATATGGCGCGTGAGGTCAGCTGGCAGATTGAGGCCGCGCCGCTCCATGAATTCGGGGACATTACAACTGATATGCTTGAAATGGTTGTTGAGGTAAGACTTAACAGGGATGTATGCAAAAAGAGGAAAATATCTGTTGAAGATATCCTTGATCGTGCACCGGCCAAAATTAAGGAACGCAGCCATTACAGGGATTTTGAGTTTGAACAGGACATAGATGACGCCTGTCTGATATTCAAGCCTAAAAATCATGACAGTTATCAGAATCTTTTCACCCTTGCAGAATATGTACGAAATGTCATTGTTCAGGGCATAGATGACATTGAACGTGTTGTTGTCCGAAAGGAAAACGGAGAGTATATTCTATATACTGAAGGCTCTAATATAAAAGGTGTATTTGAGGTCGAGGGTGTAGATACATCCAGAACCAGAACAAACAACATCGCTGAAATTTCAGAAGTGCTTGGTATTGAGGCAGGCAGAAATGCAATTATCGATGAAGCTTTAAGCACACTTCGTGAACAGGGTATCCAGGTGGATGTCCGACACATTATGCTTGTTGCTGATATGATGTGCATGGAAGGTGAAGTTAAGCAGATTGGACGTCATGGTATTGCAGGTGAAAAGGAGAGTGTCCTTTCACGTGCTGCGTTTGAGGTTACTGTAAATCATCTTCTTGATGCGGCAATTGCCAATGAAGAAGATATTTTAGAAGGTGTAACTGAAAACGTCATTGTAGGACAGCCAATTCAGCTTGGAACCGGCGATGTAAAGCTTATAGCCAAAAAGAGGGTTGCCTGA
- a CDS encoding 50S ribosomal protein L30e, protein MDFETSLRRAIKSGAVVNGQKETRNCIEEGKAQIVIVANNCPGEFITYLKEKDVFVHTYNGSSMQLGKTCGKPFMVSALAVEDAGESDILSLKRA, encoded by the coding sequence ATGGATTTCGAAACGTCTCTCAGACGAGCAATCAAATCTGGTGCAGTAGTTAACGGACAGAAAGAGACCAGAAACTGTATAGAAGAAGGAAAAGCACAGATTGTGATTGTTGCTAATAATTGTCCCGGAGAATTTATAACATATCTTAAAGAAAAAGATGTTTTTGTCCACACATACAATGGATCAAGCATGCAGCTGGGTAAAACCTGCGGTAAGCCGTTTATGGTCAGCGCCCTTGCAGTTGAGGATGCAGGGGAATCTGACATTCTCTCACTTAAGAGGGCCTGA
- a CDS encoding NusA-like transcription termination signal-binding factor produces the protein MGEIVLNEQSLQLMKQFEDITGAGSRDCIIDEKNDRLIFVINPGDMGRAIGKQGTSIKKAAEDLGKKIEVVEFSNEAEEFIKNCFLPARVISVDITENDEGEFIALVDVAEEDRGIAIGKGGKNIFKANKLAERQHDIVNVQIITDEE, from the coding sequence ATGGGTGAAATTGTATTGAATGAGCAGTCCCTTCAGCTGATGAAACAGTTTGAAGATATAACCGGAGCAGGAAGCCGTGACTGTATCATTGATGAGAAGAACGATCGTTTAATCTTCGTCATCAATCCTGGTGACATGGGCCGTGCAATCGGTAAACAGGGAACAAGCATTAAAAAAGCAGCAGAAGATCTCGGAAAAAAGATCGAAGTTGTGGAATTTTCAAACGAAGCTGAAGAATTCATTAAGAACTGTTTCCTTCCGGCAAGAGTAATATCTGTTGATATAACTGAAAACGATGAAGGAGAATTTATTGCACTTGTTGATGTTGCAGAGGAAGACCGTGGAATTGCAATCGGCAAAGGCGGTAAAAATATTTTTAAGGCCAACAAGCTTGCAGAAAGACAACACGATATTGTAAATGTTCAGATCATCACTGATGAGGAATGA